Proteins found in one Acinetobacter sp. XH1741 genomic segment:
- a CDS encoding TetR/AcrR family transcriptional regulator, translated as MIFMTNRYETDLAVNEDTLKKKRGRPKCFDEQQVLEKAMLLFWEHGYEATSISDLTQALEITAPSLYSTFGDKAGLFYKSIDYYLAHEACPIETIFLEAKTAKIAFELYLYDNVKRLVQPNKPAGCMLVVAAMNCSDATQDVQQNLLDKRIKTKEKLLKRLEQGVEQGDLSTGAPLQEITDFYATVIQGLTIQARDGATTEQLHKVVEHAMKAWTLF; from the coding sequence GTGATCTTTATGACAAATAGGTATGAAACAGATCTTGCTGTTAATGAGGACACGCTGAAAAAGAAGCGTGGACGCCCTAAATGCTTTGATGAGCAACAAGTGTTAGAGAAGGCAATGTTACTCTTTTGGGAACATGGCTATGAGGCAACATCTATTAGTGACTTAACGCAGGCTCTCGAAATTACAGCGCCGAGTTTATACAGTACTTTTGGTGATAAGGCAGGTTTGTTTTATAAGAGTATTGACTATTATTTAGCTCATGAAGCATGTCCTATTGAAACGATCTTTTTAGAAGCTAAAACTGCAAAAATTGCTTTTGAGTTATATCTTTATGACAATGTGAAACGACTAGTTCAACCCAATAAACCCGCTGGTTGTATGTTGGTTGTCGCTGCTATGAATTGTTCTGACGCAACGCAAGATGTACAGCAAAATTTATTAGATAAGCGCATAAAGACCAAAGAGAAATTATTAAAGCGTCTAGAGCAAGGTGTAGAGCAGGGTGATTTATCTACTGGTGCTCCTCTACAGGAAATCACAGATTTTTATGCAACTGTCATTCAAGGTCTCACTATTCAAGCGAGAGACGGTGCGACTACCGAGCAATTACATAAAGTGGTAGAACATGCCATGAAAGCTTGGACATTATTTTAA
- a CDS encoding DMT family transporter, producing MSQVMKYHKWAFIFPILAVLIWSLNIVVTRYVSDYISPVSISFYRWLIAFIILTPFMFLQVWRQRQLVKAYLPKLAVLSAFGMVLYQGLAYTAAHYTSATNMGIVNAFIPVFTIFVSLAILKDVPNRYAVFGSILSFAGLLYVMCQGDINQLLSAGGHLGDALMIVAVFFYAFYGVFLKKWQLPLPIMTSLYVQIGFSVLFHLPLIFWFGLDGLNAQNAPSAIYAGVFASLIAPLVWMLAVQQLGPNRTSIFMNLVPVFTAIIASIWLSEQWTIYHTLGGVMILVGIIMAQKKVNTKKVGLLPEQN from the coding sequence ATGAGTCAGGTCATGAAATATCATAAATGGGCATTTATCTTTCCCATTTTGGCAGTACTGATTTGGTCATTAAATATTGTAGTCACCCGCTATGTCTCGGATTATATCTCTCCTGTCAGCATTAGTTTTTATCGGTGGTTAATCGCCTTTATTATTTTGACCCCATTTATGTTCTTGCAAGTTTGGAGACAAAGACAACTGGTAAAAGCCTATTTACCTAAACTTGCTGTGCTAAGTGCGTTTGGAATGGTGCTTTATCAAGGCCTTGCTTATACGGCAGCCCATTATACCAGTGCAACCAATATGGGTATTGTTAATGCATTCATTCCCGTTTTTACTATTTTTGTTTCTCTTGCCATTTTAAAAGATGTACCTAACAGATATGCAGTTTTTGGCAGTATTTTGTCTTTCGCAGGTTTGTTATATGTCATGTGTCAGGGCGACATTAACCAGTTATTAAGTGCTGGCGGCCATCTTGGTGATGCACTCATGATTGTTGCTGTGTTCTTCTATGCATTTTATGGGGTTTTCCTTAAAAAATGGCAGCTTCCACTTCCAATCATGACAAGCCTATATGTTCAGATTGGGTTTTCTGTGCTGTTCCATCTTCCTTTAATTTTCTGGTTTGGTCTTGATGGTTTAAATGCACAAAATGCGCCAAGTGCAATTTATGCAGGTGTATTTGCTTCTTTAATTGCGCCGTTAGTTTGGATGTTAGCAGTACAACAACTTGGGCCAAATAGAACCAGTATTTTTATGAACCTTGTACCTGTTTTCACAGCCATTATTGCAAGTATCTGGTTATCTGAGCAATGGACGATCTATCACACTTTAGGCGGAGTTATGATTTTGGTCGGTATTATCATGGCACAAAAGAAGGTAAATACTAAAAAAGTAGGTCTATTACCCGAGCAAAACTAA
- a CDS encoding Sua5/YciO/YrdC/YwlC family protein — translation MITTSVTEAAECLQQGQVLAYPTEAVWGLGCDPFNEQAFQKILELKQRPIEKGVILLAGHISQVEHLLTSLPEATQQEIIDGWSNHQPSERATTWLLPADQHIPSWIKGEHPLVAVRVTTHPLCVALCNAFHGFIVSTSANPSGQEPAHSLQDACQYFGSQLNYLNGDLGQSQQPSRIINALTGEVIRS, via the coding sequence ATGATTACGACCTCAGTGACCGAAGCAGCCGAATGTTTACAACAAGGCCAAGTTTTGGCATACCCAACTGAGGCAGTCTGGGGACTAGGTTGCGATCCATTTAATGAGCAAGCTTTTCAAAAAATACTTGAGTTGAAACAGCGCCCTATTGAAAAGGGCGTCATTTTATTAGCAGGACATATTAGTCAAGTCGAGCATTTACTTACTTCTTTACCAGAAGCAACTCAACAAGAAATTATTGATGGCTGGTCTAACCATCAACCATCAGAAAGAGCGACAACTTGGCTATTACCGGCTGATCAACACATTCCTTCATGGATTAAAGGCGAACACCCTCTTGTTGCGGTACGAGTCACAACACATCCTTTATGTGTGGCTTTATGCAATGCTTTTCATGGTTTCATTGTATCGACAAGTGCTAACCCGAGTGGACAAGAGCCTGCTCATTCATTACAAGATGCCTGCCAATACTTTGGTTCACAATTAAACTATCTTAATGGTGATTTAGGGCAAAGTCAGCAGCCAAGCCGAATCATTAATGCCTTAACTGGTGAAGTCATTCGTTCGTAA
- the dprA gene encoding DNA-processing protein DprA, which translates to MLTQLSSHHYHTLKVWYLVQHSLVSFKKIIDYFGNCEKATQPHGLTEWPSLGLHANHLKRVNEFQTAQGQAQFEQLVQQVHQHTDFILTPDDSGYPTQLLPYTDHPPIIFGKGQAQALLQPQIAIVGSRKPSPHGRQVAYDFAYYLSEKGFYVSSGLAYGIDEAAHQGASAHQRTIAVTGTGLDSTYPAQNKNLAEHILAQNGAIISEFLPGTPPLQQHFPRRNRIVSGLSLGVLVVEATLKSGSLITANKAAEQGKTVFAIPGHIYSEFHQGCHQLIREGAILVDHPEQIIEDLALPTQWQSQQQNQTDEVEVNVNTPEIPEHLIGLYQSLDWVGQDIDQLVIQHHVPVSELTSSLMELELLGLCMQQSGLYLRCRS; encoded by the coding sequence ATGCTCACCCAACTTTCTTCACACCACTACCACACCCTTAAAGTGTGGTATTTGGTGCAGCACTCTTTAGTTAGCTTTAAAAAAATTATTGATTATTTTGGAAACTGTGAAAAAGCAACTCAACCTCATGGATTAACAGAGTGGCCCTCTCTTGGGCTACATGCTAATCATTTAAAACGTGTAAACGAGTTTCAAACCGCCCAAGGTCAGGCTCAGTTTGAACAGCTTGTGCAGCAAGTTCATCAGCATACTGACTTTATTTTGACACCCGATGACTCAGGCTACCCTACTCAATTACTACCTTATACAGATCACCCGCCGATTATTTTTGGAAAAGGCCAAGCACAAGCTTTATTACAACCTCAAATCGCGATTGTCGGTAGTCGAAAACCCAGTCCGCATGGACGTCAGGTGGCTTATGATTTTGCATATTATTTAAGTGAAAAAGGTTTTTATGTCAGTAGCGGCTTAGCTTATGGGATTGATGAAGCTGCCCATCAAGGAGCTTCAGCACATCAACGCACAATTGCAGTGACGGGAACAGGCCTAGACAGTACCTATCCAGCTCAAAATAAAAACCTTGCAGAACATATCTTGGCTCAGAACGGCGCCATCATTAGCGAGTTTTTACCGGGGACACCACCGTTACAACAGCATTTCCCACGTAGAAACCGAATTGTCAGCGGCCTAAGTTTAGGCGTATTAGTTGTAGAAGCAACTTTAAAAAGTGGCTCACTTATTACTGCTAATAAAGCTGCTGAACAAGGTAAAACCGTATTTGCAATTCCCGGCCATATTTACAGTGAGTTTCATCAAGGTTGTCACCAACTTATTCGCGAGGGAGCAATTTTAGTCGATCATCCTGAACAGATTATTGAAGATCTTGCCTTGCCAACCCAATGGCAAAGTCAGCAACAAAACCAAACTGATGAAGTTGAAGTTAATGTGAATACTCCAGAAATCCCAGAGCATTTAATTGGTCTTTATCAGTCCTTAGATTGGGTGGGACAAGATATTGACCAACTCGTGATTCAACATCATGTTCCTGTTTCTGAACTCACTTCTTCACTTATGGAACTAGAACTACTTGGTTTATGTATGCAACAATCAGGACTGTATTTACGTTGTCGTTCTTAG
- a CDS encoding LysM peptidoglycan-binding domain-containing protein, which translates to MKKVFDGMVQFHALGIKKHLLALALCTGVAFGTVAEVHAASPNHNPPSLKSNAPNVYIVKRGDTLWDISGHFLNKPWRWPEIWASNQHVKNPHWIYPGDRLLLCSLDGRPLVGKDEGDGCVGIIRRYTGQTTNLQPQVRVEALNNSVPVIPLEHIKQWLENSTILPADAITNTPYIVGTADQRVLAAKGQMIYARGKGLVDGQRYAVYREGEPYYFTDSKGKKHSLGIELLQVASGIAVSSEKDITNLELTDSYNAEVRRGDRVMPEEQATLPTLFYPVDAKQVLDGGKIIRVMGSIGRAAKNSVVTLDRGTAQGVQVGQVFDINQQGETIRDPKTKEAIQLPGQQIGSLMVFRTFDQLSYAYVLESDLPIKIGSSIQPPRFND; encoded by the coding sequence ATGAAAAAGGTTTTTGACGGCATGGTTCAATTTCATGCTTTGGGGATAAAGAAGCATTTACTTGCTTTAGCACTCTGTACAGGGGTTGCATTTGGTACAGTAGCAGAGGTTCATGCTGCCAGCCCAAACCATAATCCTCCTTCACTTAAAAGCAATGCACCGAATGTGTACATTGTAAAACGTGGGGATACCCTATGGGATATTTCAGGACATTTTCTAAATAAACCATGGCGTTGGCCTGAAATCTGGGCAAGCAATCAACATGTAAAAAATCCGCACTGGATCTATCCAGGTGACCGATTACTGTTATGTAGCTTAGATGGACGCCCGTTAGTCGGTAAAGATGAGGGAGATGGCTGTGTAGGGATTATCCGTCGTTACACGGGTCAAACCACAAACTTGCAACCACAAGTTCGCGTCGAAGCATTAAATAATAGTGTGCCAGTTATTCCACTTGAACATATTAAACAGTGGTTAGAAAACAGTACTATTTTACCAGCCGACGCAATTACTAATACGCCTTATATTGTTGGTACAGCTGATCAACGTGTACTTGCTGCAAAAGGTCAGATGATCTATGCACGAGGAAAAGGCTTGGTTGATGGTCAACGTTATGCAGTTTATCGTGAAGGTGAACCTTACTATTTCACAGATAGCAAAGGTAAAAAGCATAGCTTAGGTATTGAGTTATTACAGGTTGCCTCAGGTATTGCAGTCTCTTCTGAAAAAGACATCACGAATCTAGAACTTACAGATAGTTATAACGCTGAAGTACGTCGCGGTGATCGTGTTATGCCTGAAGAACAAGCAACATTACCTACATTATTTTATCCAGTAGATGCCAAACAAGTGCTAGATGGCGGCAAAATTATCCGTGTAATGGGTTCAATTGGCAGAGCTGCAAAAAATAGTGTTGTGACTTTAGACCGTGGTACAGCACAAGGTGTTCAGGTAGGTCAAGTTTTTGACATTAACCAACAAGGTGAAACCATTCGTGACCCTAAAACAAAAGAAGCAATTCAACTACCGGGTCAACAAATTGGTAGTCTAATGGTTTTTAGAACTTTTGATCAGTTGAGTTATGCCTATGTTCTAGAAAGTGATTTACCTATTAAAATCGGTTCAAGCATTCAACCACCTCGTTTTAATGATTAA
- the def gene encoding peptide deformylase, with translation MALLPILSFPDPRLRTIAKPVEEVTDEIRQLAADMLETMYAAPGIGLAASQVDRHIQLIVIDLSESKDEPLVFINPKITPLTEETQPYEEGCLSVPQIYDKVDRPSRVKIEAINLEGQAFEIEADGLLAVCIQHEMDHLKGKLFVDYLSPLKRQRAREKVEKIVRQREREKVAVKR, from the coding sequence ATGGCCTTATTACCTATTTTAAGTTTTCCTGATCCCCGTCTTCGTACCATTGCTAAGCCTGTTGAAGAAGTTACTGATGAAATTCGTCAACTTGCAGCAGATATGCTTGAAACCATGTATGCGGCACCAGGTATTGGTTTAGCAGCTTCTCAGGTCGATCGTCATATTCAGCTTATCGTCATAGATTTGTCTGAATCTAAAGATGAACCTTTGGTTTTCATTAACCCCAAAATAACTCCACTGACTGAAGAGACGCAGCCGTACGAAGAAGGCTGTCTATCAGTGCCCCAAATATACGACAAAGTTGATCGCCCGTCACGTGTGAAAATCGAGGCAATTAACCTTGAAGGTCAAGCATTTGAGATAGAAGCTGACGGACTTCTCGCTGTTTGTATCCAACATGAAATGGATCACTTAAAAGGCAAATTGTTTGTGGATTATTTGTCGCCACTTAAACGCCAGCGTGCCCGTGAAAAAGTCGAAAAGATTGTTCGCCAACGCGAGCGTGAGAAAGTTGCGGTAAAACGTTAA